CGCCAATAATGTCAATTGCAAAAAAACCATCTATAATTATTAATAATGCAAAAATAAAAGTTAACACTATCATTAGACCCTGTGATTTCATAACAATTTGCCCCCTTTCTATTTAGCTATTAAGTCGGAGATAATAGTACTCCCAAATGACCTTGCAATTACACCCACAGTAATTAAAGCCATGACAAACATCTTACCCAAATCTTGTCCAGCAATGCTACCAAGTTTTACAGGATTACCTGATGCTATAGCTCCTGCAGCATATAATTCTTCGCCAATTAATACGTAGTCACATGCAGCTACGAAAAAGGGTACTTGTGATATATTTGCTGAACCAGCAATTTGAATTGCCCCAGCATGAAAGCCGGCCTCAGAAATCATTAATGATTCCGCCCAAAAAGCCCCCAACATAATATTTGCGGCTGCTTTTTCTCGCTGAATGATTCCCATAACTGCTGCTGCATATGCAAATTGTTCACTAGATAAGTATTGAACACAGTCTTCATCAAAAGCCTCAATATTTCCTTCAGCCATATATGCTTGTTTCACAACCTCTTCAGCTAAAGGCAATACAATTGGCTGTCTAATTGAAACAAATAATTTTGCTCCGTATCTTGCAACATACCTTGCTACTAAACCTAATGTTTCTAGTCCTGCAAAAGTTTGGGCTGCAGCCACGCCTGATAAATCAGCAAGCCCTGGAGTGTAGTGAATCATTCGTCCCATTTCAGTAGCTCTACCTACAGCCTCTTCAATTGCATCTAAACCTGCTATAGATCTAATACTGTAATTCACTCCCCTTCTTGCCCTTTGAATACACCAAACAATAGCCGCTGAAATTAGTAACATTGATACAAATTGAAAAATCATTCCAGACTTCATTCTAAGCGCACCTCCTAATATTTAATAACTGGTTTTTGGTATTACTCTACCTACTATCTAAACCTCCCTCCCTTATACTATATTAATAGAATATGTACTACTATTTACATAGTATCATAACATTTTATTTAAATCAAATATA
This Clostridium sp. 'deep sea' DNA region includes the following protein-coding sequences:
- a CDS encoding DUF6754 domain-containing protein, which gives rise to MKSGMIFQFVSMLLISAAIVWCIQRARRGVNYSIRSIAGLDAIEEAVGRATEMGRMIHYTPGLADLSGVAAAQTFAGLETLGLVARYVARYGAKLFVSIRQPIVLPLAEEVVKQAYMAEGNIEAFDEDCVQYLSSEQFAYAAAVMGIIQREKAAANIMLGAFWAESLMISEAGFHAGAIQIAGSANISQVPFFVAACDYVLIGEELYAAGAIASGNPVKLGSIAGQDLGKMFVMALITVGVIARSFGSTIISDLIAK